A portion of the Ptiloglossa arizonensis isolate GNS036 chromosome 11, iyPtiAriz1_principal, whole genome shotgun sequence genome contains these proteins:
- the LOC143152666 gene encoding FMR1-interacting protein NUFIP1 isoform X2, with protein sequence MSPLNRGPLLGPRVPPAGIRPPPLPRFGGRLPGLPPRMPLLPMSPVFGPMRQRLPPPPRPGGASRPSGPMPLFGPRVRGMAPMVPPMGLRGAGPRGPPMRPWSRRGLPPQILPHMRPRFSIGNGNVKGKAMNNVKKVSKLEELELKKPWMTDEIRNEIQKKNKLYAKAKKNKDAKEWEEFKDLRNKVTRMIRDAKNDYLAKHPEQAHLYPSDEEAYDQRDERYASSEDESYYCEICDRDFLTEDTLSEHKLEHKVCGIDGCTFSAHPLLIEKHISMQHSTGLYHRIKNVSTPEDIEKWLMERKKKYPTKANIDLRKAEEVEKIQRGEIIKQTQNITKRKKKKVLRLHNRKRTTQKRSIQIFSDTLQQKKIYRGLQEFSGTYLQTDQSNNEISGTMNEENINFISDEEETLVTLTEPIITTSYIPNLVANYGSASEESDGPEEVPIKKVKTDNDDVKIEENEIKTENILGKNVIVNNAFSNSNVQQCSNLKLAASSFSGNINFKCKNKQIIELNRYSKDKEPKKIINKKQPHTSQLLEKLLSRSIQHERNLICQCVKYIVDNNFFD encoded by the exons ATGAGTCCGTTAAATCGAGGACCTTTGTTAGGACCTAGAGTTCCACCAGCTGGTATACGGCCTCCTCCACTTCCAAGATTTGGCGGCAGACTTCCTGGTTTACCTCCAAGAATGCCATTACTTCCCATGAGTCCGGTTTTTGGTCCCATGCGACAAAGATTACCGCCTCCACCACGACCAGGTGGAGCAAGTCGACCCAGTGGACCGATGCCACTATTTGGTCCAAGAGTTAGGGGCATGGCTCCTATGGTTCCACCAATGGGTTTGCGAGGTGCAGGACCTAGAGGACCACCAATGAGGCCATGGTCCAGAAGAGGATTACCACCTCAAATTTTACCCCATATGAGACCACGATTTTCAATAGGAAATGGCAATGTTAAAGGCAAAGCAATGAATAACGTGAAAAAAGTGAGCAAACTCGAA GAGTTAGAACTAAAGAAGCCATGGATGACCGATGAAATTCGTAatgaaatacaaaagaaaaacaaactttATGCTAAAGCAAAAAAGAACAAAGATGCAAAAGAGTGGGAGGAGTTTAAGGATTTACGGAACAAAGTAACAAGAATGATCAGAGATGCTAAAAATGATTATCTTGCAAAACATCCAGAAcag GCTCATCTTTATCCAAGTGATGAAGAAGCATATGATCAAAGAGATGAAAGGTATGCCAGTTCAGAAGATGAGTCGTACTATTGTGAGATATGTGACAGAGATTTTCTAACAGAGGATACTCTATCAGAACATAAGTTGGAACATAAAGTCTGTGGTATTGATGGATGTACCTTTTCTGCTCATCCATTACTTATTGAGAAACATATTTCTATGCAGCACAGTACTGGTTTATATCATAGAATAAAAAATGTGTCAACTCCTGAAGATATAGAAAAATGGCTGATGGAGCGAAAAAA AAAATACCCTACGAAAGCTAATATTGACTTACGAAAGGCAGAagaagtggaaaaaatacaaagaggagaaataattaaacaaacgcAAAACATTAcgaagcgaaaaaaaaagaaagtattgcGACTTCATAATCGCAAACGAACAACGCAAAAACGATCTATACAAATATTTAGCGATACTTTAcagcaaaaaaaaatatatagaggTTTACAGGAATTTTCTGGAACAT ATTTGCAAACAGATCAATCTAATAATGAAATTAGTGGAACTATGAATGAGGaaaacattaattttatttccgatGAAGAAGAAACGCTAGTTACATTAAcagaaccaataattactacctCTTACATACCGAATTTAGTAGCAAATTATGGAAGTGCTTCTGAAGAAA gtGATGGTCCAGAAGAGGTACCtattaaaaaagtaaaaacAGATAATGATGatgtaaaaatagaagaaaatgaaatcaaaacagaaaatatattaggtaaaaatgtaattgttaataatgCATTTTCAAACTCAAACGTACAGCAATGTTCTAATTTAAAGTTGGCAGCAAGTTCATTTTCCGGAAATATAAactttaaatgtaaaaataaacaaatcattgaattaaatcgatATTCAAAAGATAAAGAAccgaaaaaaattataaataagaaaCAACCACATACGTCGCAGTTATTGGAAAAATTACTTTCACGATCTATTCAAcatgaaagaaatttaatttgtcaATGTGTAAAATATATAGTAGACAATAATTTCTTTGATTAA
- the LOC143152666 gene encoding FMR1-interacting protein NUFIP1 isoform X3 has protein sequence MSPLNRGPLLGPRVPPAGIRPPPLPRFGGRLPGLPPRMPLLPMSPVFGPMRQRLPPPPRPGGASRPSGPMPLFGPRVRGMAPMVPPMGLRGAGPRGPPMRPWSRRGLPPQILPHMRPRFSIGNGNVKGKAMNNVKKVSKLEELELKKPWMTDEIRNEIQKKNKLYAKAKKNKDAKEWEEFKDLRNKVTRMIRDAKNDYLAKHPEQAHLYPSDEEAYDQRDERYASSEDESYYCEICDRDFLTEDTLSEHKLEHKVCGIDGCTFSAHPLLIEKHISMQHSTGLYHRIKNVSTPEDIEKWLMERKKKYPTKANIDLRKAEEVEKIQRGEIIKQTQNITKRKKKKVLRLHNRKRTTQKRSIQIFSDTLQQKKIYRGLQEFSGTYQSNNEISGTMNEENINFISDEEETLVTLTEPIITTSYIPNLVANYGSASEESDGPEEVPIKKVKTDNDDVKIEENEIKTENILGKNVIVNNAFSNSNVQQCSNLKLAASSFSGNINFKCKNKQIIELNRYSKDKEPKKIINKKQPHTSQLLEKLLSRSIQHERNLICQCVKYIVDNNFFD, from the exons ATGAGTCCGTTAAATCGAGGACCTTTGTTAGGACCTAGAGTTCCACCAGCTGGTATACGGCCTCCTCCACTTCCAAGATTTGGCGGCAGACTTCCTGGTTTACCTCCAAGAATGCCATTACTTCCCATGAGTCCGGTTTTTGGTCCCATGCGACAAAGATTACCGCCTCCACCACGACCAGGTGGAGCAAGTCGACCCAGTGGACCGATGCCACTATTTGGTCCAAGAGTTAGGGGCATGGCTCCTATGGTTCCACCAATGGGTTTGCGAGGTGCAGGACCTAGAGGACCACCAATGAGGCCATGGTCCAGAAGAGGATTACCACCTCAAATTTTACCCCATATGAGACCACGATTTTCAATAGGAAATGGCAATGTTAAAGGCAAAGCAATGAATAACGTGAAAAAAGTGAGCAAACTCGAA GAGTTAGAACTAAAGAAGCCATGGATGACCGATGAAATTCGTAatgaaatacaaaagaaaaacaaactttATGCTAAAGCAAAAAAGAACAAAGATGCAAAAGAGTGGGAGGAGTTTAAGGATTTACGGAACAAAGTAACAAGAATGATCAGAGATGCTAAAAATGATTATCTTGCAAAACATCCAGAAcag GCTCATCTTTATCCAAGTGATGAAGAAGCATATGATCAAAGAGATGAAAGGTATGCCAGTTCAGAAGATGAGTCGTACTATTGTGAGATATGTGACAGAGATTTTCTAACAGAGGATACTCTATCAGAACATAAGTTGGAACATAAAGTCTGTGGTATTGATGGATGTACCTTTTCTGCTCATCCATTACTTATTGAGAAACATATTTCTATGCAGCACAGTACTGGTTTATATCATAGAATAAAAAATGTGTCAACTCCTGAAGATATAGAAAAATGGCTGATGGAGCGAAAAAA AAAATACCCTACGAAAGCTAATATTGACTTACGAAAGGCAGAagaagtggaaaaaatacaaagaggagaaataattaaacaaacgcAAAACATTAcgaagcgaaaaaaaaagaaagtattgcGACTTCATAATCGCAAACGAACAACGCAAAAACGATCTATACAAATATTTAGCGATACTTTAcagcaaaaaaaaatatatagaggTTTACAGGAATTTTCTGGAACAT ATCAATCTAATAATGAAATTAGTGGAACTATGAATGAGGaaaacattaattttatttccgatGAAGAAGAAACGCTAGTTACATTAAcagaaccaataattactacctCTTACATACCGAATTTAGTAGCAAATTATGGAAGTGCTTCTGAAGAAA gtGATGGTCCAGAAGAGGTACCtattaaaaaagtaaaaacAGATAATGATGatgtaaaaatagaagaaaatgaaatcaaaacagaaaatatattaggtaaaaatgtaattgttaataatgCATTTTCAAACTCAAACGTACAGCAATGTTCTAATTTAAAGTTGGCAGCAAGTTCATTTTCCGGAAATATAAactttaaatgtaaaaataaacaaatcattgaattaaatcgatATTCAAAAGATAAAGAAccgaaaaaaattataaataagaaaCAACCACATACGTCGCAGTTATTGGAAAAATTACTTTCACGATCTATTCAAcatgaaagaaatttaatttgtcaATGTGTAAAATATATAGTAGACAATAATTTCTTTGATTAA
- the LOC143152666 gene encoding FMR1-interacting protein NUFIP1 isoform X1, with protein MSPLNRGPLLGPRVPPAGIRPPPLPRFGGRLPGLPPRMPLLPMSPVFGPMRQRLPPPPRPGGASRPSGPMPLFGPRVRGMAPMVPPMGLRGAGPRGPPMRPWSRRGLPPQILPHMRPRFSIGNGNVKGKAMNNVKKVSKLEELELKKPWMTDEIRNEIQKKNKLYAKAKKNKDAKEWEEFKDLRNKVTRMIRDAKNDYLAKHPEQAHLYPSDEEAYDQRDERYASSEDESYYCEICDRDFLTEDTLSEHKLEHKVCGIDGCTFSAHPLLIEKHISMQHSTGLYHRIKNVSTPEDIEKWLMERKKKYPTKANIDLRKAEEVEKIQRGEIIKQTQNITKRKKKKVLRLHNRKRTTQKRSIQIFSDTLQQKKIYRGLQEFSGTLNLQEVDLQTDQSNNEISGTMNEENINFISDEEETLVTLTEPIITTSYIPNLVANYGSASEESDGPEEVPIKKVKTDNDDVKIEENEIKTENILGKNVIVNNAFSNSNVQQCSNLKLAASSFSGNINFKCKNKQIIELNRYSKDKEPKKIINKKQPHTSQLLEKLLSRSIQHERNLICQCVKYIVDNNFFD; from the exons ATGAGTCCGTTAAATCGAGGACCTTTGTTAGGACCTAGAGTTCCACCAGCTGGTATACGGCCTCCTCCACTTCCAAGATTTGGCGGCAGACTTCCTGGTTTACCTCCAAGAATGCCATTACTTCCCATGAGTCCGGTTTTTGGTCCCATGCGACAAAGATTACCGCCTCCACCACGACCAGGTGGAGCAAGTCGACCCAGTGGACCGATGCCACTATTTGGTCCAAGAGTTAGGGGCATGGCTCCTATGGTTCCACCAATGGGTTTGCGAGGTGCAGGACCTAGAGGACCACCAATGAGGCCATGGTCCAGAAGAGGATTACCACCTCAAATTTTACCCCATATGAGACCACGATTTTCAATAGGAAATGGCAATGTTAAAGGCAAAGCAATGAATAACGTGAAAAAAGTGAGCAAACTCGAA GAGTTAGAACTAAAGAAGCCATGGATGACCGATGAAATTCGTAatgaaatacaaaagaaaaacaaactttATGCTAAAGCAAAAAAGAACAAAGATGCAAAAGAGTGGGAGGAGTTTAAGGATTTACGGAACAAAGTAACAAGAATGATCAGAGATGCTAAAAATGATTATCTTGCAAAACATCCAGAAcag GCTCATCTTTATCCAAGTGATGAAGAAGCATATGATCAAAGAGATGAAAGGTATGCCAGTTCAGAAGATGAGTCGTACTATTGTGAGATATGTGACAGAGATTTTCTAACAGAGGATACTCTATCAGAACATAAGTTGGAACATAAAGTCTGTGGTATTGATGGATGTACCTTTTCTGCTCATCCATTACTTATTGAGAAACATATTTCTATGCAGCACAGTACTGGTTTATATCATAGAATAAAAAATGTGTCAACTCCTGAAGATATAGAAAAATGGCTGATGGAGCGAAAAAA AAAATACCCTACGAAAGCTAATATTGACTTACGAAAGGCAGAagaagtggaaaaaatacaaagaggagaaataattaaacaaacgcAAAACATTAcgaagcgaaaaaaaaagaaagtattgcGACTTCATAATCGCAAACGAACAACGCAAAAACGATCTATACAAATATTTAGCGATACTTTAcagcaaaaaaaaatatatagaggTTTACAGGAATTTTCTGGAACAT TAAATTTACAAGAAGTAGATTTGCAAACAGATCAATCTAATAATGAAATTAGTGGAACTATGAATGAGGaaaacattaattttatttccgatGAAGAAGAAACGCTAGTTACATTAAcagaaccaataattactacctCTTACATACCGAATTTAGTAGCAAATTATGGAAGTGCTTCTGAAGAAA gtGATGGTCCAGAAGAGGTACCtattaaaaaagtaaaaacAGATAATGATGatgtaaaaatagaagaaaatgaaatcaaaacagaaaatatattaggtaaaaatgtaattgttaataatgCATTTTCAAACTCAAACGTACAGCAATGTTCTAATTTAAAGTTGGCAGCAAGTTCATTTTCCGGAAATATAAactttaaatgtaaaaataaacaaatcattgaattaaatcgatATTCAAAAGATAAAGAAccgaaaaaaattataaataagaaaCAACCACATACGTCGCAGTTATTGGAAAAATTACTTTCACGATCTATTCAAcatgaaagaaatttaatttgtcaATGTGTAAAATATATAGTAGACAATAATTTCTTTGATTAA